In Leptospira brenneri, a single genomic region encodes these proteins:
- a CDS encoding AraC family transcriptional regulator encodes MSQTPNLYPVWNQLEGKLNEAIGLNQIAFFTGYSDWHFHRLFKSIQGENVKEYIRRLRLEKAAYELKITNFPIIEIAMEAGFLSHEAFSKAFKRVMGLTPSEFRKKYQRKKVSPNKRNLTIPDGISKFGFQKKLISSFSIIYVRHIGTYEELPGPIPGSKEVKQIQSLIQKWNSTNANHKWIGISQDDPEISPKGKIRFDLGITVGPISNQLPDGFGIQSIVGGKYLQIRYQGKYQGLPKVYDWLINEYPKTTTLKIKNQPPWECYLNPSEKEDDKHITDIYLPIE; translated from the coding sequence TTGTCGCAAACACCGAATCTTTATCCCGTTTGGAACCAATTAGAAGGTAAATTGAATGAAGCCATTGGCCTCAACCAAATTGCTTTTTTCACAGGGTATAGTGACTGGCATTTCCATAGGTTGTTTAAATCCATACAAGGTGAAAATGTAAAAGAATACATAAGAAGACTACGATTAGAAAAAGCAGCTTATGAATTAAAAATCACAAACTTCCCTATTATAGAAATTGCGATGGAAGCAGGATTTTTATCACACGAAGCTTTCTCCAAAGCTTTCAAACGTGTGATGGGATTAACTCCTTCTGAGTTTCGAAAAAAATACCAAAGAAAAAAAGTCAGTCCTAATAAACGAAACCTAACAATACCAGACGGAATTTCTAAATTTGGATTCCAGAAAAAATTGATTTCTTCCTTTTCTATCATCTATGTTCGTCATATCGGAACTTATGAAGAACTACCTGGGCCAATTCCAGGAAGTAAGGAAGTCAAACAAATCCAATCGCTCATACAAAAATGGAATTCAACGAATGCCAACCACAAATGGATAGGTATCAGTCAAGATGATCCAGAAATTTCACCAAAAGGAAAAATTCGATTTGATTTAGGAATCACAGTTGGTCCCATCTCGAACCAACTCCCCGATGGATTTGGAATCCAATCCATAGTTGGTGGGAAGTATTTACAAATTCGATACCAAGGTAAGTACCAAGGTTTACCAAAAGTTTATGATTGGCTAATCAACGAATACCCAAAAACCACAACATTAAAAATAAAGAACCAACCACCTTGGGAATGTTATCTGAACCCTTCTGAAAAAGAGGATGATAAACACATTACGGATATCTATCTTCCGATTGAATGA
- a CDS encoding nuclear transport factor 2 family protein encodes MKLIVVLATLLLGSVGLFAKTNTPSGEKVLETFFSEFGKGNVAGVLNLFHPQTTITAVRKGNRSENQLYGTYVGVSGAEDFLKNMGNLFDTKRFQVDHIIGKKDWVFASGSFLHVLKQTEKLFESEWALKVQIKDGKILSYHFYEDSASFVVASKD; translated from the coding sequence ATGAAATTGATCGTAGTTTTAGCTACATTGTTATTGGGAAGTGTTGGATTGTTTGCCAAAACAAACACCCCTTCAGGAGAAAAGGTTCTAGAAACTTTTTTCAGCGAATTTGGAAAGGGAAATGTTGCTGGAGTATTAAACCTATTCCATCCACAAACAACAATCACAGCTGTTCGCAAGGGAAATCGTTCTGAAAACCAATTGTATGGAACCTATGTAGGAGTTTCTGGGGCAGAAGATTTTCTAAAAAATATGGGAAACCTATTTGATACAAAACGATTCCAGGTAGATCATATCATTGGAAAAAAAGATTGGGTGTTTGCTAGCGGAAGTTTTTTACATGTATTAAAACAAACGGAGAAACTTTTTGAAAGTGAATGGGCACTCAAAGTCCAAATCAAAGATGGTAAAATTTTATCTTACCATTTTTATGAAGACAGTGCTTCCTTTGTGGTAGCTTCCAAAGATTAA
- a CDS encoding TetR/AcrR family transcriptional regulator: protein MKKKIVSKSPGRPRSEDLEPLVLKTTYEMLAKKGYHGFSIDDIVIETGVAKTTIYRRWPNKANLAMSTVTHMISPYLDFPKEIPFEKGILDQMESLSGIFSGKFGRVISSLIGAGQQDAELSESILENYLLPRREAAKLFFKHAIQTKQIKPLSDSEIDVCMDILYGTLYFRLLLRHEKPEFNDLRPRLESFLRTLK from the coding sequence ATGAAAAAGAAAATTGTATCTAAATCTCCAGGTCGACCTAGGTCGGAAGATTTGGAACCCTTGGTTTTAAAAACGACATACGAAATGTTGGCAAAAAAAGGTTATCATGGGTTTTCGATTGATGATATCGTCATTGAGACAGGGGTAGCAAAAACAACTATCTATAGAAGATGGCCGAACAAAGCGAATCTGGCGATGAGCACAGTCACCCATATGATTTCACCTTATTTAGATTTCCCAAAAGAGATTCCATTTGAGAAAGGAATTCTGGATCAGATGGAATCTCTCTCTGGTATTTTTTCTGGGAAATTTGGACGGGTCATTTCTAGTCTCATTGGTGCTGGACAACAAGATGCAGAATTATCCGAATCCATTTTAGAAAATTACTTACTCCCCAGACGAGAAGCTGCAAAACTTTTTTTTAAACACGCAATCCAAACAAAACAAATCAAACCACTTTCTGATTCAGAAATCGACGTTTGTATGGATATACTCTACGGGACCCTATACTTTCGCTTGTTACTGAGACATGAAAAACCAGAATTTAATGACCTAAGGCCTCGGTTAGAAAGCTTTTTAAGAACATTAAAGTAA
- a CDS encoding SGNH/GDSL hydrolase family protein yields the protein MKQLSKLWILCFFIFESCVIFQATKVPSNNLKSALNAKSKHSPTIVFLGDSITHGRVSYDYVDAIAKNPNLKDYQVINEGINSRLTVQILEQLDNLKEINPDFVFLLIGTNDLKATLSPEEYNRYASIWKLKDPVTEESFVQNLTKIIQTIKKDTKAKLIVFSLPVLGEDPNSIPFQRSKRFAELTKEVTRKETVIYKPFHETLSKGLETSNLKIRKPYIQSTWGMYWTILRYYSTTSSWDDLGDSNGYYYLTDAIHLNERGGKVLEGMALEEILPKKESP from the coding sequence ATGAAACAACTATCAAAACTTTGGATTCTCTGTTTTTTTATCTTTGAGTCTTGCGTCATTTTTCAAGCCACAAAAGTTCCATCAAACAATCTAAAGTCGGCTTTAAATGCAAAATCAAAACATTCTCCGACGATTGTATTTTTAGGAGATAGTATCACTCATGGTCGCGTAAGTTACGATTATGTGGATGCAATTGCAAAAAATCCAAACTTAAAAGATTACCAAGTGATCAATGAAGGAATCAATAGCCGATTGACAGTACAAATTTTGGAACAACTAGACAATCTAAAAGAAATCAATCCAGATTTTGTTTTTCTCTTGATTGGTACCAATGACCTAAAGGCAACCTTGTCTCCCGAAGAATACAATCGTTATGCGAGTATTTGGAAATTAAAAGATCCAGTCACAGAAGAAAGTTTTGTTCAAAATCTTACAAAAATCATTCAAACCATAAAAAAAGATACAAAAGCGAAACTCATCGTTTTTTCTCTTCCTGTTTTAGGAGAAGATCCGAATTCCATTCCCTTTCAGAGATCCAAACGTTTTGCGGAACTGACGAAAGAAGTAACCAGAAAAGAAACCGTGATATATAAACCGTTCCACGAAACCCTATCAAAGGGATTAGAAACATCTAATTTAAAAATTCGCAAACCTTATATCCAAAGCACATGGGGAATGTATTGGACCATCTTAAGATATTATTCAACCACATCCAGTTGGGATGACTTGGGAGATTCTAATGGATATTATTATTTAACAGATGCCATCCACCTAAATGAACGAGGAGGGAAGGTTTTGGAAGGTATGGCCTTAGAAGAAATTTTGCCAAAGAAGGAATCACCGTAG
- a CDS encoding methyl-accepting chemotaxis protein has product MSVETNEISRFERNLFRKGVSLIVYTKYGLSAVFLLGVAANFATKSFIPNFIGSLIYLLNGIIPGQFLRKGKEISKSWAFTIIFIDLVILVSFFYLDIYNNSNKGDAASTVNAGIFYIIFVFIAIYSSFLFESKLVMIVGLISTGLYIGGIYLSAKLGSALVAKPSPEMLRANNIIVATEVQKIIFYFGVIFSLRFVVSLIREMQSDLKSKLQDSLEKQTFITNKSTQLEKSANTLATSVNTLQSMSDELHNQSQNQAASVEEISASVEELSSSAVSSANLVEDQVARVKIVDQDFLSLQNISESVKSKTTQIANDVSLSADFSRKVKTSSEELNSIYSELNQAFSKVEEINQMMSEIADQTNLLALNASIEAARAGEHGRGFAVVAQEVAKLAERSQSNAGTIAKIVKEAGLKINEGTRFSQEVKTQVESQNQELLRIESEILSLEGHVADQENLNTKLRVTFSELHVLSEQIGVIAQEQMSGSKEINRAITVIDETTQKLADSVQLLYEEINEIHSQSQQLTAT; this is encoded by the coding sequence ATGTCCGTAGAAACAAATGAAATCAGTCGATTTGAAAGAAATCTATTCCGGAAAGGAGTCTCTTTAATCGTTTACACAAAATACGGTCTTAGCGCTGTTTTTTTATTAGGTGTCGCAGCCAACTTCGCAACAAAAAGTTTCATTCCAAATTTTATTGGTTCCCTTATCTATTTACTCAATGGCATCATTCCTGGACAATTTTTACGCAAAGGAAAAGAGATCTCAAAATCTTGGGCTTTTACAATCATCTTCATCGACCTAGTCATTTTGGTTAGTTTTTTCTATTTGGATATTTATAATAATTCAAACAAAGGAGATGCCGCTAGCACTGTGAATGCCGGCATTTTTTATATTATATTTGTATTCATTGCAATTTATTCTAGTTTTCTCTTTGAATCAAAACTAGTAATGATAGTGGGTCTAATTTCCACTGGTTTGTACATAGGCGGAATTTATTTATCAGCAAAACTAGGTTCGGCTCTGGTAGCAAAACCTTCCCCAGAAATGCTTCGGGCAAACAATATCATTGTAGCAACAGAAGTACAAAAGATTATTTTTTATTTTGGAGTTATCTTTAGTTTACGATTTGTAGTCTCTCTCATCCGAGAAATGCAATCCGACTTAAAATCGAAACTTCAAGATTCCTTAGAGAAACAAACCTTCATCACAAACAAATCAACTCAATTGGAAAAATCTGCCAATACATTAGCGACATCAGTGAACACATTACAATCGATGTCAGATGAACTTCATAACCAATCGCAGAACCAAGCGGCATCTGTAGAAGAGATTTCTGCATCCGTGGAAGAACTTTCTTCTTCGGCAGTCAGTTCGGCAAATTTAGTTGAGGATCAGGTCGCAAGAGTCAAAATTGTTGATCAAGATTTTTTATCTCTTCAGAATATCAGCGAAAGTGTAAAATCAAAAACAACACAAATCGCAAATGATGTCAGTCTTTCTGCCGATTTTAGTAGAAAGGTAAAAACATCATCGGAAGAACTAAACAGCATTTACTCAGAACTAAACCAAGCATTTTCTAAAGTAGAAGAAATCAACCAAATGATGTCAGAAATTGCCGATCAAACCAACTTACTCGCATTAAATGCTTCGATTGAAGCAGCCAGAGCAGGGGAACATGGTCGTGGGTTTGCTGTGGTCGCTCAAGAAGTTGCCAAACTTGCAGAACGTTCGCAGTCCAATGCAGGTACGATTGCAAAAATTGTAAAAGAAGCAGGATTAAAAATCAATGAAGGGACTAGATTTTCCCAAGAAGTCAAAACCCAAGTTGAAAGTCAAAACCAAGAATTACTTCGTATTGAAAGTGAAATTTTAAGTTTAGAAGGTCATGTTGCTGATCAAGAAAATTTAAATACAAAACTGAGAGTCACCTTTTCCGAACTCCATGTACTTTCCGAACAGATTGGAGTGATCGCACAAGAACAAATGTCTGGTAGTAAAGAGATCAATCGTGCTATCACTGTTATTGATGAAACCACACAAAAACTGGCAGATTCCGTCCAACTGCTTTATGAGGAAATCAACGAGATCCATTCTCAGTCCCAGCAATTAACGGCAACCTAA
- a CDS encoding diguanylate cyclase, with translation MRKNKHTGLPGQRIEDTIMAILEEDPCHEDLIIQKIKENQFHNLEDAQIHSALLRVLSSLEIPENESISVWQEIIENKNKLTHCLGRSVGIRIATLDYFTNINKKIKNPKIIEMKLFAETEKLILVDELTRLYNRRHFETALVREFKQSTRYNQNLSLLIIDIDDFKKINDTYGHTTGDEILAKVAKQITSCLRIEDTACRIGGEEFAVIFPQTNEEQALIASEKLLEACRKIKLSEKPVTISGGIVSYPEKVKTCSEMYDLADRALYTAKQSGKNQIVAYSNEKRSSLRFDANLELLFILPDKTMKTISKNISVTGIAFDTEEDISLNESFDVKLRESESNKEMNAKIKVIRKEEIGIHRFHMGAEFLDLSPEDQSKLSDLYTLQRFQSEIPSIVI, from the coding sequence ATGCGAAAAAATAAACATACCGGTCTACCCGGACAACGAATAGAAGATACAATCATGGCAATTTTGGAAGAGGATCCTTGTCACGAGGATTTGATCATCCAAAAAATCAAAGAAAACCAATTTCATAATTTAGAAGATGCACAAATCCATTCTGCACTCTTAAGAGTTTTGTCCTCCTTGGAAATCCCCGAAAACGAATCCATCTCCGTTTGGCAAGAAATCATAGAAAACAAAAACAAACTAACTCATTGCCTGGGTCGTTCGGTAGGAATCCGCATCGCAACCTTAGATTATTTCACAAACATCAATAAAAAAATTAAAAATCCAAAAATCATTGAGATGAAACTGTTTGCTGAGACCGAAAAACTAATATTAGTCGATGAACTCACAAGATTATACAACAGAAGGCATTTTGAAACAGCACTAGTGCGTGAATTCAAACAATCCACAAGATACAATCAAAACCTTTCACTTCTCATTATCGATATTGATGATTTTAAAAAAATCAATGATACTTATGGTCACACCACTGGGGATGAAATTCTGGCTAAAGTAGCAAAACAAATCACCTCTTGTTTGCGTATCGAAGACACAGCTTGTCGTATCGGTGGAGAAGAATTTGCCGTTATATTTCCGCAAACAAACGAAGAACAAGCCCTTATCGCATCAGAAAAACTTTTAGAGGCTTGCCGTAAAATCAAACTCAGTGAAAAACCGGTAACGATTAGTGGCGGAATTGTATCTTACCCAGAAAAAGTGAAAACATGTTCAGAAATGTATGATCTTGCTGACCGAGCCTTATATACAGCAAAACAATCTGGTAAAAATCAAATTGTTGCTTATTCCAACGAAAAAAGAAGTAGTCTACGTTTTGATGCCAACTTAGAACTCCTTTTCATTTTGCCAGACAAAACGATGAAAACCATTTCGAAAAATATTTCGGTTACAGGAATCGCTTTTGATACGGAAGAAGATATCTCCCTGAATGAATCCTTCGATGTCAAACTAAGAGAATCGGAATCAAACAAAGAAATGAATGCGAAAATCAAAGTGATCCGAAAAGAAGAAATTGGAATTCATAGGTTCCATATGGGAGCTGAGTTTTTGGACCTCTCTCCCGAGGACCAATCCAAATTATCTGACCTTTACACCTTACAACGCTTTCAATCCGAAATTCCTAGTATTGTCATTTGA
- the msrA gene encoding peptide-methionine (S)-S-oxide reductase MsrA: MALKNKFPTFPLLIHGILFFFFTFIHLQCQLFSNKDNSVEKVLLQPKPGQKLAAFAEGCFWCSEHIFESVPGVLDVISGYAGGHTKNPTYDLVNTETTGHAETVLVYYDPSKIDYAELCRIFFLSHDPTTLNRQGPDEGTSYRSILFYSTEEERKIAKKVQEEIGSKKIWENRIVTEYQELKEFYKAEEYHQNFIQNHPNQSYVRAVSIPRFQEFQSRYELYKNSAR; this comes from the coding sequence ATGGCACTAAAAAATAAATTTCCAACTTTTCCTTTGTTGATTCACGGAATTCTTTTTTTCTTTTTCACTTTCATTCATTTACAATGCCAGCTCTTCTCAAATAAAGACAACTCTGTCGAAAAAGTTCTCTTACAACCAAAACCTGGACAAAAACTTGCGGCCTTTGCTGAAGGTTGTTTTTGGTGTTCCGAACATATCTTTGAATCAGTCCCAGGAGTATTAGATGTGATCTCCGGTTATGCTGGAGGGCATACAAAAAATCCAACTTATGATTTAGTGAATACAGAAACTACAGGCCACGCAGAAACAGTTTTGGTGTATTACGATCCATCTAAGATAGATTATGCGGAACTTTGTAGAATTTTTTTCCTCTCCCATGACCCAACCACTCTCAATAGACAAGGGCCTGATGAAGGGACTTCCTACAGATCCATTTTATTTTATTCAACGGAAGAAGAACGAAAAATTGCGAAAAAAGTCCAAGAAGAGATAGGAAGTAAAAAAATTTGGGAAAATAGAATCGTTACTGAATACCAAGAACTAAAAGAATTTTACAAAGCAGAAGAATACCACCAAAACTTTATCCAAAACCATCCAAACCAATCCTATGTTCGTGCTGTTTCCATTCCGAGGTTTCAAGAATTCCAATCAAGGTATGAACTTTATAAAAATTCAGCGCGATAA
- a CDS encoding HDOD domain-containing protein: protein MASPKAVTLEYKQDLGLHSNIDNINHPILENAPFHFKFFQITDEVENTLYQILDRFLLQLDLIIVRDSVLAAVKETVTNAIKANAKRVFFKNRASNIENEAEYEAEIAEFKKSYLENRDIIEDSLQKNNFGVFVSFIHNKSLMRIRIMNNVQLTTAESARIKERIDKAKTYNDLADAFMDMSSEQEGAGLGLIMTLMMLRNDGLGDSAFKFESGENKTVFMIDIPSKVSKENLQLEKIDSIVSQIDNLPTFPKAIKDIQDAIDKPNSSIGTIAEMIKRDIALSANILKLSNSAAFRRGGKVESLDRAIQLIGLKELQTLLYSLGTKQMLEDKFPAFTAIWEKSNESAFYCKAIGQKMGLNKSDLSNLIAASLLHDIGEILLLSFDKQHMSKIKTYSNSREIASTISMEESAIGITHSKLGAMVGEKWNFPILYTKAMEFHHRPLLTDEVYADIVFPIYLSDMMISISAKEAKSSEIPEEILKKCKFQSKSEFDSFRTKLKEQFLSY, encoded by the coding sequence ATGGCTAGTCCGAAGGCAGTCACGTTAGAATACAAACAAGACTTAGGTCTTCATTCTAATATAGATAATATCAATCATCCGATTCTAGAAAACGCACCTTTTCATTTTAAATTTTTTCAAATCACTGATGAAGTAGAAAATACTTTATATCAAATTCTCGATAGATTTTTATTACAATTAGATCTAATCATTGTTAGGGATTCCGTACTTGCTGCAGTTAAGGAAACCGTGACCAATGCCATTAAGGCAAATGCAAAACGAGTTTTTTTTAAAAACCGAGCCAGTAATATCGAAAACGAAGCTGAATACGAAGCAGAGATTGCCGAGTTTAAAAAATCGTATCTTGAAAACCGAGATATTATCGAAGATTCACTACAAAAAAATAATTTTGGTGTTTTTGTTTCCTTTATTCATAACAAAAGTTTGATGCGTATTCGTATTATGAATAATGTGCAGCTCACCACAGCTGAATCAGCCAGAATTAAAGAAAGAATTGATAAAGCAAAAACTTATAATGATTTAGCAGATGCTTTTATGGATATGTCTAGCGAACAGGAAGGAGCCGGTCTTGGTTTGATTATGACCCTTATGATGCTTCGTAATGATGGTTTAGGTGATTCAGCGTTTAAGTTTGAATCTGGTGAAAACAAAACTGTTTTTATGATCGACATTCCTTCTAAGGTTTCAAAAGAAAATTTACAATTAGAGAAAATCGATTCAATCGTTTCTCAAATTGACAATCTACCAACTTTCCCGAAAGCCATTAAAGACATCCAAGATGCCATAGACAAACCCAACTCTAGTATTGGAACCATCGCAGAGATGATCAAAAGGGATATTGCTTTATCTGCCAATATTCTTAAACTATCGAACTCTGCTGCGTTCCGAAGAGGGGGAAAGGTAGAAAGTTTAGATCGCGCCATCCAACTCATCGGTTTAAAAGAATTACAAACTTTGTTGTATAGTCTTGGAACCAAGCAGATGTTAGAAGACAAGTTCCCCGCTTTTACTGCTATTTGGGAAAAGTCAAATGAGTCTGCTTTTTATTGTAAAGCAATTGGTCAGAAAATGGGTTTAAATAAGTCTGACTTAAGTAACCTGATTGCCGCTTCCCTTTTACATGACATAGGTGAAATTTTATTATTATCTTTTGACAAACAACATATGTCAAAAATCAAAACATATTCAAATTCTAGAGAAATTGCCTCAACCATTAGTATGGAAGAATCTGCCATTGGAATCACTCATTCGAAGTTAGGTGCTATGGTTGGTGAAAAATGGAATTTCCCAATCCTTTATACAAAAGCAATGGAGTTTCATCATAGACCTCTTCTGACAGACGAAGTGTATGCTGATATCGTTTTTCCTATTTATTTGAGTGATATGATGATTTCCATCAGTGCCAAAGAGGCCAAATCCTCAGAAATTCCAGAAGAAATTCTGAAAAAATGTAAGTTTCAAAGTAAGTCTGAGTTTGATTCTTTTCGCACAAAACTGAAAGAACAATTTTTATCTTATTAA
- a CDS encoding trimeric intracellular cation channel family protein, whose translation MEFSFSYYIGLSGIMVFTISGALAALEHKDHHHDLFSVFFTGFITAIGGGTLRDITLGNYPVSWVRDENILWSIFVGFLLVILLPRLLAKLRDELFLFDTLGIGIYTVLGTRIALDHGVNFFASALLGMISAIFGGVIRDTLMNEVPFIFRKEIYATACLVGSVLYIFLNFLNVSDNLNLIISATVVVCIRVVAVRYNLGLPKIKIFD comes from the coding sequence GTGGAATTTAGTTTTTCTTATTACATTGGACTTTCGGGCATCATGGTTTTTACGATATCTGGAGCCCTTGCAGCTTTGGAACATAAAGACCATCACCATGATCTTTTCAGTGTATTTTTCACAGGTTTCATCACTGCGATTGGTGGTGGGACTTTACGAGACATTACCCTGGGAAATTACCCAGTTTCTTGGGTTCGAGATGAAAATATTCTTTGGTCCATCTTTGTGGGGTTTCTTCTTGTCATTCTTTTGCCACGATTACTTGCAAAACTAAGAGATGAGTTATTTCTTTTTGATACTCTTGGCATAGGAATTTATACAGTGCTCGGGACAAGGATTGCTTTGGATCATGGAGTGAATTTTTTTGCCTCTGCACTCCTAGGAATGATTTCTGCAATCTTCGGCGGTGTCATTCGAGATACTCTTATGAATGAAGTTCCATTTATATTCAGAAAAGAAATCTATGCTACTGCTTGTTTGGTGGGATCGGTATTATACATTTTCCTAAATTTTTTAAATGTAAGTGATAATTTAAATCTAATTATCTCTGCAACTGTCGTTGTTTGTATCCGTGTTGTTGCGGTTCGTTACAACTTAGGTTTACCGAAGATCAAAATCTTTGATTAA